A single genomic interval of Mycolicibacterium holsaticum DSM 44478 = JCM 12374 harbors:
- a CDS encoding NAD(P)/FAD-dependent oxidoreductase → MGGVDRFDGGPRSAIVVGAGIVGLSTAWFLQERGVEVTVVDRSGVAAGASWGNAGWVAPALTLPLNSPSVLRYGLRSLLDKAAPLHIPLKADRELAAFLLQFAASCRRSTWRRAVRANVPLNEEAIEAFDVLVANGVDAPVTDAPITAVFRSTDAAEHMLAEMRELEKAGQELNVTGLSGEALREQVPLVSPVITAGLSINHQRFVDPGRFVHALGRAVVERGAAIHTNDVVDVDSSAGGVKVATAGGDVLTADAAVSATGAWMSRLVRRLRVPVQAGRGYSFTVPVDRPLVGPIYLPDARVACTPYQGALRVSGTMEFRDPQDAVVDERVDAIVASASPLLEGVRWAERSDVWVGPRPVTPDGRPLIGEVSRGVYVAGGHGMWGLAHGPVTGRLLAEHITTGKQPEALREFDPLRRTGR, encoded by the coding sequence ATGGGCGGCGTCGACCGGTTTGACGGCGGGCCCCGGTCGGCGATCGTCGTCGGTGCGGGCATCGTCGGGCTGTCGACTGCGTGGTTCCTCCAGGAGCGTGGTGTCGAGGTCACCGTCGTGGACCGCAGCGGTGTCGCCGCGGGTGCCTCCTGGGGCAACGCCGGATGGGTCGCTCCCGCGTTGACGCTGCCGCTGAACTCGCCGTCGGTGCTGCGCTATGGACTGCGGTCGCTGCTGGACAAGGCGGCCCCGCTGCACATCCCGCTGAAGGCCGACCGTGAACTCGCGGCATTCTTGTTACAGTTCGCCGCAAGCTGTCGCAGATCGACCTGGCGGCGCGCGGTGCGCGCGAACGTCCCCCTCAACGAGGAGGCCATCGAGGCGTTCGACGTGCTGGTGGCCAACGGGGTCGACGCCCCGGTGACCGATGCGCCGATCACCGCGGTGTTCCGCAGCACTGACGCCGCAGAACACATGCTCGCGGAAATGCGCGAGCTTGAAAAGGCCGGGCAGGAACTAAACGTCACCGGCCTGTCGGGGGAGGCGCTGCGCGAGCAGGTGCCGCTGGTATCCCCGGTGATCACTGCCGGGCTGAGCATCAACCATCAGCGTTTCGTCGACCCGGGCAGGTTTGTCCACGCACTCGGTCGCGCCGTCGTGGAGCGGGGCGCCGCGATACACACGAATGATGTTGTCGACGTTGACAGTTCGGCGGGCGGCGTCAAGGTGGCCACAGCCGGCGGCGACGTGCTCACTGCCGATGCGGCGGTGAGCGCCACGGGCGCCTGGATGTCGCGGCTCGTGAGGCGGTTGCGCGTGCCCGTCCAGGCCGGCCGTGGCTACTCGTTCACCGTGCCTGTCGACCGGCCGCTGGTCGGGCCGATCTACCTGCCGGATGCGCGGGTGGCATGCACGCCCTACCAGGGCGCGCTGCGCGTCTCGGGCACGATGGAGTTCCGTGATCCACAGGACGCGGTGGTCGACGAGCGAGTCGATGCGATCGTCGCCTCGGCGAGCCCTTTGCTGGAGGGTGTGCGCTGGGCCGAACGCAGCGACGTCTGGGTCGGGCCGCGTCCGGTGACTCCCGACGGCAGACCGCTGATCGGTGAGGTGTCGCGCGGCGTGTACGTTGCGGGTGGCCACGGGATGTGGGGTCTGGCGCACGGCCCGGTAACCGGCCGACTGCTCGCCGAACACATCACGACCGGCAAGCAACCCGAAGCCCTACGCGAGTTCGATCCGCTGCGTCGAACCGGCAGGTAG
- a CDS encoding R2-like ligand-binding oxidase: MTRKFSHSLASGGLNWDSLPLKLFAGGNAKFWDPADIDFSRDRADWEALSELERDWATRLCAQFIAGEEAVTQDIQPFMAAMRAEGRLGDEMYLTQFAFEEAKHTQVFRMWLDAVGMTGDLQHYLDDLPSYRQMFYEELPQSLDTLAADPSPAAQVRASATYNHVIEGMMALTGYYAWHRICVDRGILPGMQELVRRIGDDERRHMAWGTFTCRRHVAADDGNWAVFETRMNELIPLALSNTEDAFALYDEVPFGLTMDEFQAYAADKGMRRLGTIGSARGRPLADIDVDYSPVQLEDAFAEEDRAALATSA; this comes from the coding sequence ATGACACGAAAATTTTCACACTCACTCGCCTCCGGCGGCCTGAACTGGGACAGTCTGCCGTTGAAGCTGTTCGCGGGAGGCAACGCCAAGTTCTGGGATCCCGCCGACATCGACTTCTCCCGCGACCGGGCGGACTGGGAGGCGTTGTCGGAACTGGAACGCGATTGGGCCACCCGGTTGTGCGCACAGTTCATCGCAGGCGAGGAAGCGGTCACCCAGGACATCCAGCCGTTCATGGCGGCCATGCGCGCCGAAGGCCGACTCGGCGACGAAATGTACCTGACGCAGTTCGCGTTCGAGGAGGCCAAACACACGCAGGTGTTCAGGATGTGGCTGGACGCCGTCGGGATGACCGGCGACCTGCAGCACTACCTCGATGACCTTCCGTCCTACCGCCAGATGTTCTACGAGGAGCTACCGCAATCGCTCGATACCCTGGCCGCAGATCCGTCGCCGGCCGCTCAAGTCCGGGCATCAGCGACATACAACCACGTCATCGAGGGCATGATGGCGTTGACGGGATACTATGCGTGGCACCGGATTTGCGTGGATCGCGGCATCCTGCCCGGCATGCAGGAGCTGGTTCGGCGCATCGGTGATGACGAGCGTCGCCACATGGCTTGGGGGACGTTCACCTGCCGCCGCCACGTCGCGGCCGACGACGGCAACTGGGCGGTGTTCGAGACGCGGATGAACGAACTGATCCCCTTGGCGCTCAGCAACACCGAAGACGCGTTCGCCCTCTACGACGAGGTTCCGTTCGGCCTGACGATGGACGAGTTCCAGGCGTATGCCGCCGACAAGGGCATGCGCCGGCTCGGCACGATCGGCAGCGCGCGGGGCCGGCCGCTGGCCGACATCGACGTCGACTATTCGCCGGTTCAACTCGAGGACGCCTTCGCCGAGGAAGACCGGGCGGCGCTGGCGACGTCTGCCTAG
- a CDS encoding LysR family transcriptional regulator encodes MEQNLPFDLDALLVFGKVVESKSLSKAAALLGMPKSTVSRKLAKLESDLGIKLLRKNTRQLTVTDLGEQIYAHAVNILSEANHVRALVEGSKQQPQGELKVAIPVFVGIDYASRVGATFLRRHPHSRLDIRLVDNMVDPVRDGFDVVFGTGPLQDSTLIARKVFSLELFLCASPDFLRRLAEPVTEPVQLNDLPFIDFGFAGQRKLTVARNKRRHELTPPVRARANNFQVCKQYILEGLGIGAMPTQIICTDELREGALVPVLPQWTPQPLDVHMIYPFELSFSALISAFYEAACEIITENIARA; translated from the coding sequence ATGGAACAGAACCTGCCCTTCGACCTCGATGCCTTGCTGGTGTTCGGCAAGGTGGTCGAGAGTAAAAGCCTTTCGAAGGCCGCCGCGCTGCTCGGCATGCCCAAGTCCACCGTCAGCCGCAAGCTCGCCAAGCTCGAATCCGACCTCGGCATCAAGCTGCTGCGTAAGAACACCCGCCAACTCACCGTCACCGACCTCGGCGAACAGATCTACGCCCACGCGGTGAACATCCTCAGCGAAGCCAACCACGTTCGCGCATTGGTGGAGGGCAGCAAGCAGCAACCGCAGGGCGAGTTGAAGGTCGCGATACCGGTCTTCGTCGGCATCGACTACGCCTCGCGGGTGGGGGCGACGTTTCTGCGCCGCCATCCTCACTCGCGGTTGGACATCCGGTTGGTGGACAACATGGTCGACCCCGTCCGCGACGGCTTCGACGTGGTTTTCGGCACCGGCCCGCTGCAGGATTCGACGCTCATCGCGCGAAAGGTGTTCAGCCTCGAGCTGTTTCTGTGCGCATCACCGGATTTCCTACGCCGGCTTGCCGAGCCGGTCACCGAGCCCGTCCAGCTGAACGACTTGCCGTTCATCGACTTCGGCTTTGCCGGTCAGCGCAAACTGACGGTGGCCAGAAACAAGCGTCGGCACGAACTGACCCCGCCGGTGCGGGCGCGCGCCAACAACTTTCAGGTGTGCAAGCAGTACATCCTGGAGGGACTGGGGATCGGCGCCATGCCCACGCAGATCATCTGTACCGACGAACTGCGCGAGGGCGCCCTCGTGCCCGTCCTGCCGCAGTGGACACCGCAACCGCTGGACGTGCACATGATCTACCCGTTCGAGCTGTCGTTCTCCGCGCTGATCAGTGCGTTCTACGAGGCCGCCTGCGAGATCATCACCGAGAACATTGCGCGCGCGTAG
- a CDS encoding aromatic ring-hydroxylating oxygenase subunit alpha: MSSDSLVTRPATGHWTDAYPDLGRGPVSLEDCVSEDFYDKEREHIFRKTWLYVGRVERVPKSGSYFTRELRFLNTSIIVVRGKDSDDQPVIRAFHNICPHRGNKMLWEDDPFKEVEGRAPLLYCRFHGWRYKLDGSLHAATRKDLLLDFDADSCRVPSVQCEVWEGFIFVNLNPHNTEPLRDFLGELAHGIEGYPFEGPHQVYKFTAELQCNWKIFLDGFAESYHGPYLHASSFGTLTAEAKEALDKPNPFTDALAYQLSGPHRMFSFSGEPSQKTPYSKPTECVFEASAAGPWNKRSDRGPMPPGMNPTRSEKYGFDSFQFFPNFVLIFGASGFTVHTHWPTGPHSHLFETEMYYQPPRTHKERLGQELTVTFLNDIILEDASPSEGLQAMLNSGVLTHFTMNDEEILLRHFHNVVQDYVRAGEAQKAGSR; the protein is encoded by the coding sequence ATGAGTTCCGACAGCCTGGTGACCAGACCCGCAACCGGACATTGGACCGACGCATACCCCGACCTCGGCCGCGGACCGGTGTCGCTCGAGGACTGCGTCTCCGAAGATTTTTACGACAAGGAACGCGAGCACATCTTTCGAAAGACCTGGCTCTATGTCGGCCGGGTCGAGCGAGTCCCGAAGTCGGGCAGCTACTTCACCCGCGAGCTGAGGTTCCTGAACACCTCGATCATCGTCGTACGGGGCAAGGACTCCGACGATCAACCTGTGATCCGCGCCTTTCACAACATCTGCCCGCACCGCGGCAACAAGATGCTGTGGGAGGACGACCCATTTAAGGAAGTCGAAGGCCGAGCGCCGTTGCTGTACTGTCGATTTCACGGCTGGCGCTACAAGCTGGACGGTTCACTGCACGCGGCGACGCGCAAGGACCTGCTCCTGGACTTCGACGCTGACAGTTGCCGGGTGCCCTCGGTGCAGTGCGAGGTATGGGAAGGCTTCATCTTCGTCAACCTCAACCCGCACAACACCGAGCCGCTGCGTGACTTCCTCGGTGAGTTGGCGCACGGTATCGAGGGCTATCCGTTCGAAGGTCCGCACCAGGTGTACAAGTTCACCGCCGAATTGCAGTGCAACTGGAAGATTTTCCTGGACGGCTTCGCGGAGAGCTACCACGGACCGTATCTGCACGCGTCGTCGTTCGGCACGTTAACCGCCGAGGCCAAAGAGGCACTGGACAAGCCGAATCCGTTCACCGATGCCTTGGCCTACCAACTCAGCGGACCGCACCGGATGTTCTCGTTCTCCGGTGAGCCCTCCCAGAAAACGCCCTACTCCAAACCCACCGAGTGTGTCTTCGAAGCCAGTGCGGCGGGTCCGTGGAACAAACGGAGCGACCGCGGTCCGATGCCGCCGGGAATGAACCCCACCCGTTCGGAGAAGTACGGCTTCGACTCGTTCCAGTTCTTCCCCAACTTCGTGTTGATCTTCGGGGCGTCGGGCTTTACGGTGCACACGCACTGGCCGACCGGGCCGCACTCGCACCTCTTCGAAACCGAGATGTATTACCAGCCACCGAGGACTCACAAAGAGCGACTCGGGCAGGAGTTGACGGTGACGTTCCTCAACGACATCATCCTGGAAGACGCCAGCCCGTCGGAGGGCCTGCAGGCGATGCTCAACAGCGGTGTGCTCACGCATTTCACGATGAACGACGAAGAGATCCTGCTCCGCCACTTCCACAACGTCGTCCAAGACTACGTGCGGGCGGGCGAAGCTCAGAAGGCCGGCAGCCGATGA
- a CDS encoding carboxymuconolactone decarboxylase family protein — protein MTEDTDAPLLSPLTADQWGDDEYDALGALMGIPGDQVPRAGSGHPRDPLNFDIIGVLAQHPKMARVFLSYNAFLLQRGELPVRLRELAVLRLAHARRSAFFWGEHVRVATAGGLPEEDIARVARGNDGFDGLDRLVLEATDQMLADGQVDAPTWHRLVDEIGTHQAMELIFVVGTYAMLATACATWRLAPPPGSAELP, from the coding sequence ATGACCGAGGACACCGATGCACCCCTGCTGAGCCCGTTGACGGCCGACCAGTGGGGGGACGACGAGTACGACGCGCTCGGCGCACTGATGGGCATCCCCGGCGACCAGGTGCCGCGGGCAGGTTCGGGCCACCCGAGGGATCCGCTGAACTTCGACATCATCGGCGTGCTGGCACAGCACCCCAAGATGGCGCGGGTGTTCTTGAGCTACAACGCCTTCCTGCTGCAACGCGGTGAACTTCCGGTGCGGCTGCGCGAGCTCGCGGTGCTGAGACTGGCGCATGCTCGCCGCTCGGCCTTCTTCTGGGGTGAACATGTCCGCGTCGCCACCGCAGGTGGTCTACCGGAGGAAGACATCGCCCGCGTGGCCCGAGGCAACGACGGCTTCGACGGTCTGGACCGGTTGGTGCTGGAGGCCACCGACCAGATGCTCGCCGACGGGCAGGTCGATGCACCGACGTGGCACCGTCTGGTCGACGAGATCGGCACCCATCAGGCGATGGAGCTCATCTTCGTCGTCGGCACGTACGCGATGTTGGCGACGGCATGTGCCACCTGGCGGCTCGCCCCGCCGCCGGGCAGCGCTGAACTACCCTAG
- a CDS encoding GreA/GreB family elongation factor, whose amino-acid sequence MTSSQTVWITPKAHERLQEELATLQELCDEVADEEGSDENTAAVQRARRARIQQIHDLLVNAVVGEDPPNDGIAEPGMVVTVRFDDDEDTETFLLGVRGAEHAEIEVYSVQSPLGSAIIGARPGEQRTYTLPSGATATVTLLKAVPYGMHAATELTADAT is encoded by the coding sequence ATGACATCTTCCCAAACGGTTTGGATCACCCCTAAGGCACACGAACGGCTTCAGGAGGAGTTGGCGACCCTGCAGGAGCTGTGCGACGAAGTCGCCGACGAGGAGGGTAGCGACGAGAACACCGCCGCGGTCCAGCGCGCGCGCCGCGCGCGGATCCAGCAGATCCATGACTTGCTGGTCAACGCCGTGGTCGGTGAGGATCCGCCCAACGACGGGATCGCAGAACCCGGGATGGTCGTGACGGTGCGTTTCGACGATGACGAGGACACCGAGACCTTCCTGCTCGGTGTGCGCGGCGCCGAGCACGCCGAAATCGAGGTCTACTCGGTGCAATCGCCGCTGGGTTCGGCCATCATCGGTGCACGCCCGGGTGAGCAGCGGACCTACACCCTGCCCAGCGGAGCCACCGCCACCGTCACGTTGCTCAAGGCGGTGCCGTACGGCATGCACGCCGCGACGGAACTGACGGCCGACGCGACGTAG
- a CDS encoding TauD/TfdA dioxygenase family protein gives MDVTSTQLDVVDLTPRIGSEITTDVDMLLGGREAATIRAVLEQRGVVFFRGLDISDQQQVAIAKTLGSVVANEGDDGIYKISLDKNVNQRAQYLKGSLFWHFDGSLQPYPNLATLLRAVKLSDTGGDTEFCNTYAAYDDLPQSDKEAIADIQVVHSAERSQYYVTPEMSYEEVTFWQKSPTKVCPLVWTHQSGRKSLLLGATADYVVGMPVEESRALLARLRDWATQPQYVYRHRWQLGDLLIWDNTGTMHRALPYAEDSGRLMHRTILAGEEPLL, from the coding sequence ATGGACGTTACCTCGACACAACTTGACGTCGTCGACCTCACCCCGAGAATCGGCAGTGAGATCACAACCGATGTCGACATGCTGCTGGGCGGCCGGGAAGCCGCCACCATCCGCGCCGTTTTGGAACAGCGCGGTGTGGTGTTCTTCCGTGGCCTGGACATCAGCGACCAACAACAGGTCGCCATCGCCAAAACCCTGGGTAGCGTCGTGGCCAACGAGGGCGACGACGGCATCTACAAGATCTCGCTGGACAAGAACGTCAATCAGCGCGCCCAGTATCTGAAGGGCTCGCTGTTCTGGCACTTCGACGGTTCCCTGCAGCCCTATCCGAACCTCGCGACGCTGCTGCGGGCGGTGAAACTTTCCGACACCGGCGGCGACACCGAATTCTGCAATACCTATGCGGCGTACGACGATCTGCCGCAGTCGGACAAGGAGGCCATCGCCGACATTCAGGTGGTGCACAGCGCCGAGCGGTCGCAGTACTACGTCACCCCGGAGATGAGCTACGAAGAGGTCACGTTCTGGCAGAAGTCGCCGACCAAAGTATGTCCGTTGGTGTGGACCCACCAGTCCGGTCGCAAATCGCTACTACTCGGCGCCACTGCGGATTACGTCGTCGGCATGCCGGTCGAGGAAAGCCGCGCATTGCTTGCGCGCCTGCGCGATTGGGCCACCCAACCGCAATACGTGTACCGGCACCGGTGGCAGCTCGGTGATCTGCTCATCTGGGACAACACCGGCACCATGCACCGGGCGCTACCGTACGCGGAGGACAGCGGCCGGCTGATGCACCGCACCATCCTGGCCGGAGAAGAGCCCCTGCTTTGA
- the ctaD gene encoding aa3-type cytochrome oxidase subunit I, with translation MTAEAPAVGQLEARRPFPARMGPRGNLIYKLITTTDHKLIGIMYVVTCFAFFFIGGLMALLMRAELTATGLQFLSNEQYNQLFTMHGTVMLLFYATPVVFGFANLVLPLQIGAPDVAFPRLNAFSFWLFLFGGMITLSGFITPGGAADFGWTGYAPLSDAIHSPGAGGDLWILGLAVAGLGTILGGVNMITTVVCMRAPGMTMFRMPIFTWNIMVTSILVLLVFPILTAALFGLAADRQLGAHIYDPANGGVLLWQHLFWYFGHPEVYIVALPFFGIVTEIVPVFSRKPVFAYTTFVYATIGIAALSMVVWAHHMFATGAVLLPFFAFTTYLIAVPTGIKFVNWIGTMWRGQLTFETPMLFSIGFLLTFVLGGVTGVILASPPMDFHVHDSYFVVAHFHYVLFGTIVFATYAGIYFWFPKMTGRMLDERLGKLHFWLTFIGFHTTFLVQHWLGDEGMPRRYADYLPTDGFTTLNVVSSIGAFILGVSVIPFTWNVFKSWRYGEPVLVDDPWGYGNSLEWATSCPPPRHNFTELPRIRSERPAFELHYPHMVARMRAESHVGRHATADDSAGGSSAHAEADRSS, from the coding sequence TTGACCGCCGAAGCGCCCGCAGTTGGACAACTCGAGGCCCGACGCCCGTTTCCGGCGCGGATGGGGCCCAGAGGCAACCTGATCTACAAGCTGATCACGACCACCGACCACAAGCTGATCGGCATCATGTATGTCGTCACCTGCTTCGCCTTCTTCTTCATCGGCGGGCTGATGGCGCTGCTGATGCGCGCTGAGCTCACGGCCACTGGTCTGCAGTTCCTGTCCAACGAGCAGTACAACCAGTTGTTCACCATGCACGGCACGGTGATGCTGCTGTTCTATGCGACCCCGGTCGTGTTCGGCTTCGCCAACCTGGTGCTGCCGCTGCAGATCGGCGCGCCCGACGTGGCGTTCCCGCGGCTCAACGCCTTCTCGTTCTGGCTGTTCCTGTTCGGCGGGATGATCACGCTTTCGGGGTTCATCACCCCCGGCGGTGCCGCCGACTTCGGCTGGACCGGCTATGCGCCCTTGAGCGACGCCATCCACTCGCCGGGCGCCGGCGGTGACCTGTGGATCCTGGGCCTCGCGGTGGCCGGTCTGGGCACCATCCTGGGCGGGGTCAACATGATCACCACGGTGGTGTGCATGCGCGCCCCGGGCATGACCATGTTCCGGATGCCGATCTTTACCTGGAACATCATGGTCACGTCGATCCTGGTGCTGCTGGTGTTCCCGATTCTGACCGCTGCGCTGTTCGGCCTGGCCGCCGATCGCCAACTCGGCGCGCACATCTATGACCCCGCCAACGGGGGTGTGCTGCTCTGGCAGCACCTGTTCTGGTATTTCGGCCACCCCGAGGTGTACATCGTGGCGTTGCCGTTCTTCGGCATCGTCACCGAGATCGTGCCGGTCTTCAGCCGCAAACCGGTGTTCGCGTACACCACCTTCGTGTACGCGACGATCGGTATCGCCGCACTGTCGATGGTGGTGTGGGCGCACCACATGTTCGCGACGGGTGCCGTACTTCTACCTTTCTTTGCGTTCACCACGTATCTCATCGCGGTCCCGACCGGCATCAAGTTCGTCAACTGGATCGGCACGATGTGGCGCGGCCAGTTGACGTTTGAGACGCCGATGCTGTTCTCGATCGGCTTCCTGCTGACCTTCGTGCTCGGCGGTGTCACGGGCGTGATCCTGGCCAGCCCGCCGATGGACTTCCATGTTCACGACTCGTATTTCGTGGTGGCGCACTTCCACTACGTGCTGTTCGGCACCATCGTGTTCGCCACCTACGCCGGCATCTACTTCTGGTTCCCCAAGATGACCGGACGAATGCTCGACGAACGACTTGGCAAGCTGCACTTCTGGTTGACGTTCATCGGCTTCCACACCACGTTCCTGGTGCAGCACTGGCTCGGCGACGAGGGCATGCCGCGCCGCTACGCCGACTACCTGCCCACCGACGGGTTCACCACGCTCAACGTGGTGTCGTCGATCGGCGCGTTCATCCTGGGTGTGTCGGTAATTCCGTTCACCTGGAACGTGTTCAAGAGCTGGCGCTACGGCGAACCGGTGCTCGTGGACGATCCGTGGGGCTACGGCAACTCGCTGGAGTGGGCCACCTCCTGCCCGCCCCCGCGGCACAACTTCACCGAGCTGCCCCGGATCCGTTCGGAACGCCCGGCGTTCGAGCTGCACTACCCGCACATGGTCGCCCGGATGCGCGCCGAATCGCACGTCGGCAGACATGCCACCGCCGACGATTCGGCGGGCGGCTCCAGCGCGCACGCTGAAGCCGACCGCAGCAGCTGA
- a CDS encoding TetR/AcrR family transcriptional regulator: protein MTRPAGRPRDASIEQRVFAVTRDLLVESGWDDLSLRQIAARTGVSRSSLDRRWSSKAELVLHAILGATPDLAPFAGTDRLGWVDWVVRGSRELFARPEVRAAAPGLLLAMSQNEDLRRQLWENFSGPAVALFTDGDRQDERDARAVMAMAAGAALFLTTVAVEDDTDELHARIAGILTDAVSAERRDHRLDG, encoded by the coding sequence GTGACGAGGCCAGCAGGACGTCCGCGCGACGCGTCGATCGAGCAGCGGGTCTTCGCCGTCACCCGCGACCTGCTGGTGGAAAGCGGATGGGACGACCTGAGCCTGCGCCAGATCGCCGCACGCACCGGGGTCAGCCGATCCAGCCTGGACCGCCGCTGGTCGTCGAAGGCTGAACTGGTGTTGCACGCGATCCTGGGGGCGACGCCGGACTTGGCGCCCTTCGCAGGAACCGACCGGCTGGGCTGGGTCGACTGGGTGGTACGCGGCAGCCGTGAGCTGTTCGCCCGGCCCGAGGTGAGGGCCGCGGCGCCCGGCCTGTTGCTCGCGATGTCGCAGAACGAGGACTTGCGCAGGCAGTTGTGGGAGAACTTCAGCGGACCGGCCGTCGCCCTGTTCACCGACGGCGACCGTCAGGACGAACGCGACGCTCGTGCGGTGATGGCGATGGCCGCCGGCGCGGCCCTTTTCCTCACCACCGTCGCCGTCGAGGACGACACCGACGAACTACACGCCCGTATTGCGGGCATCCTCACCGACGCGGTGTCGGCCGAACGACGCGATCATCGCCTCGACGGGTGA
- a CDS encoding NAD-dependent epimerase/dehydratase family protein, translating into MFISVTGGTGYVGAHCVRTLLADGHRVRLLVAPHDEGAPVLARFAELRELELLTGDVRDPRTIDALLDGCDAVLHGAGVVGTDSRRSALMWEVNAYATEAVLTRAVDAGLDPVVSISSYSALFPPPDGIIGPDTPTTPGRSDYARTKGYADRVARRLQDQGAPVVVTYPSSVVGPAFHTAPGVTERGWAPITRFGVAPKLRGGMQMIDVRDVADVHAAIMAPGRGPRRYVCGGILVPFNDMITALEQGAGRRITRIPLSGGMFRAGSRIAEAMSGIVPMGDGLSYEAALLLTAATPTDDSATIRDFGLTWRSPVEAMIASFGRHRVGEDARNTGV; encoded by the coding sequence ATGTTTATCAGCGTCACCGGCGGAACCGGATACGTGGGCGCCCACTGCGTACGCACCCTGCTCGCCGACGGCCACCGGGTGCGCCTGCTGGTCGCCCCTCACGACGAAGGCGCACCGGTGCTTGCGCGGTTCGCCGAACTGCGTGAGCTCGAACTGCTCACCGGCGACGTCCGGGATCCGCGCACGATCGACGCCTTGCTCGACGGCTGCGATGCGGTGCTGCACGGCGCCGGTGTGGTGGGCACGGACAGCCGTCGTAGCGCGTTGATGTGGGAGGTCAACGCCTACGCCACCGAAGCGGTGCTGACCCGCGCGGTCGACGCCGGCCTCGATCCGGTGGTGTCGATCAGCAGCTACAGCGCGCTGTTCCCCCCGCCCGACGGCATCATCGGTCCGGATACCCCGACCACGCCCGGGCGCAGCGACTACGCCCGCACCAAGGGCTACGCCGACCGTGTAGCACGACGACTGCAGGACCAGGGCGCACCTGTCGTGGTCACCTACCCCTCGAGCGTGGTCGGCCCGGCGTTTCACACCGCACCGGGTGTCACCGAGCGCGGGTGGGCACCGATCACCCGGTTCGGCGTCGCGCCCAAGTTGCGCGGGGGCATGCAGATGATCGATGTTCGCGACGTCGCCGACGTGCACGCGGCGATCATGGCGCCCGGCCGCGGACCTCGGCGCTATGTCTGCGGCGGGATCCTCGTCCCGTTCAACGACATGATCACTGCGCTCGAGCAGGGCGCCGGTCGGCGGATCACCCGTATACCGTTGAGCGGCGGGATGTTTCGCGCAGGAAGCCGGATCGCCGAGGCGATGTCGGGGATCGTTCCGATGGGTGACGGCTTGAGCTACGAAGCCGCGCTGCTGCTCACCGCCGCGACGCCGACCGACGACTCGGCCACGATCCGCGATTTCGGTCTGACGTGGCGTTCACCCGTCGAGGCGATGATCGCGTCGTTCGGCCGACACCGCGTCGGTGAGGATGCCCGCAATACGGGCGTGTAG
- a CDS encoding TVP38/TMEM64 family protein — protein sequence MTEIEDPAPRSRRRHVLRLVAVAAFLLGLFYLVAVARVIDVEAVRNAVAATGPAAPLAYVVVSAVLGALFVPGPILAAGSGLLFGPVLGVFVTLGATVGTATIASLIGRRAGRNSARAVLGAQRADTLDRLIERGGLWAVVGQRFIPGVSDALASYAFGAFGVPLWQMAVGAFIGSAPRAFVYTALGASISDLSSPLAYAAVAVWCITAVAGAFATHRGYRTWRTRANVPHHPSSAPDLER from the coding sequence ATGACCGAAATCGAAGACCCGGCGCCCAGGTCGCGTCGTCGCCACGTGCTGCGTCTCGTCGCGGTCGCGGCGTTCCTGTTGGGACTGTTCTATCTGGTCGCGGTGGCCCGGGTCATCGACGTGGAAGCTGTGCGAAACGCCGTCGCGGCCACCGGACCTGCGGCACCGCTGGCCTACGTGGTGGTCTCCGCGGTACTCGGCGCGCTGTTCGTGCCCGGCCCGATCCTGGCCGCGGGCAGCGGGTTGCTGTTCGGACCGGTGCTCGGGGTGTTCGTGACACTCGGGGCGACGGTCGGGACGGCGACCATCGCCAGCCTGATCGGGCGTCGAGCAGGCAGGAACAGCGCCCGGGCCGTGCTGGGCGCCCAACGCGCCGACACGCTTGACCGGCTCATCGAGCGCGGCGGGCTGTGGGCGGTCGTGGGTCAGCGGTTCATCCCCGGTGTCTCGGATGCATTGGCGTCCTACGCATTCGGCGCGTTCGGAGTTCCGTTGTGGCAGATGGCCGTCGGCGCGTTCATCGGGTCGGCGCCGCGCGCGTTCGTATACACGGCGCTGGGCGCGTCGATCTCCGATTTGTCGTCGCCGCTGGCCTACGCGGCGGTCGCCGTCTGGTGCATCACCGCCGTCGCCGGCGCGTTCGCCACCCATCGGGGCTACCGGACCTGGCGCACGCGGGCGAACGTTCCTCACCACCCGAGTTCTGCGCCAGATCTGGAGCGGTAA